A region of Petrotoga miotherma DSM 10691 DNA encodes the following proteins:
- a CDS encoding LacI family DNA-binding transcriptional regulator — MIPLTLTLKEVIKISRSSFVTIKDIAEKAGVSVNTVSRALNDKPDINPQTKEKIEKIAQELGYVKNVYATMLKSNVTHTIGVIMSDSSNPFFSEVFKGIDKAARENNYQIIIMNSEGLYENEEKFLKTLLERRVDGILLFPMQKSYEDIQELIKEHFPIVLVGREIDGWNVDEIFSDEEKGGYLATKYLIEKGCKKIKMITDQLYNSASYGRLQGYKKALKEKGLAFSENDIKICEGIHEGYHVKAGYDKTMEMIRKKEEFDGIFCYNDLIAYGAIKALKENNLKISQNVSVVGYDDIAFSRLIEPELTTVKVKKFEMGYEAFQMLYKRIKSKQRDNSSTRKVLDVELVVRNS; from the coding sequence AAGATATCGCTGAAAAAGCAGGGGTTTCTGTCAACACTGTATCAAGGGCTTTAAACGATAAACCAGATATAAACCCTCAAACAAAAGAAAAGATCGAAAAAATTGCCCAAGAATTAGGTTATGTTAAAAACGTATACGCTACTATGCTCAAGTCTAATGTAACTCATACAATTGGAGTGATCATGTCCGATAGCTCCAACCCTTTCTTCTCTGAGGTATTCAAAGGTATTGATAAAGCAGCACGAGAGAATAATTATCAAATAATTATTATGAACTCTGAAGGTTTATACGAAAATGAAGAAAAATTTTTAAAAACTCTCTTAGAAAGGAGAGTTGACGGTATTCTCCTTTTTCCAATGCAAAAAAGTTATGAAGATATACAGGAACTGATAAAAGAGCACTTCCCTATAGTACTTGTAGGTAGAGAAATAGACGGTTGGAATGTGGATGAGATATTCAGTGACGAAGAAAAAGGGGGATATCTTGCAACCAAATACCTTATTGAAAAAGGGTGTAAAAAGATAAAAATGATCACCGATCAATTATATAACTCTGCTTCATATGGAAGGTTACAAGGCTATAAAAAGGCTTTAAAAGAGAAAGGGTTAGCGTTTTCAGAAAATGATATCAAGATATGTGAAGGGATACATGAAGGATACCACGTTAAAGCGGGGTACGATAAAACGATGGAAATGATCAGAAAAAAAGAAGAATTCGACGGAATATTTTGCTACAACGATCTAATAGCTTATGGGGCAATTAAAGCTTTGAAAGAAAATAATCTAAAGATTTCACAAAATGTTTCAGTAGTAGGTTACGACGATATAGCCTTTTCAAGGTTAATTGAGCCAGAGTTGACAACGGTAAAAGTTAAAAAGTTTGAAATGGGATATGAGGCATTTCAAATGTTGTATAAAAGAATAAAAAGTAAGCAAAGAGACAACTCATCAACGAGGAAAGTTTTAGATGTAGAACTTGTAGTGAGAAACTCTTAA